One genomic region from Phocoena sinus isolate mPhoSin1 chromosome 3, mPhoSin1.pri, whole genome shotgun sequence encodes:
- the LOC116750436 gene encoding LOW QUALITY PROTEIN: zinc finger protein 77-like (The sequence of the model RefSeq protein was modified relative to this genomic sequence to represent the inferred CDS: inserted 1 base in 1 codon; substituted 1 base at 1 genomic stop codon) — MHDQHVTQERRLRSHLVESLCEGKKDHQCGETLNQITNLTVHKGYCTAVQPYKCTKCGKTFRDCSFQRNQQRSHPGHKPYPCEGCGQACSSVSCLNPPGETDIVEKRDKHQDAGRASKRYMKSDSSKQSLERKKSGKALTCLPSVQXRKRGHYGQKXHVCEVCGKSFSYSQIAWHVRTHTGEKPYECKECGKAFTCSTQFQEHVRMHTGEKPYEHKQCGKAFPYCKSLQGHMGMHTREKPSHVCNECGKAFHCPRYIRRHIKRHSGIKPYECTECGKAFISPSSLREHMRTHSGVKPYQCQHCGKVFRLQRSLQGHVITRSDEKPHQC; from the exons ATGCATGATCAGCATGTAACCCAGGAGAGGCGTTTGAG AAGTCATTTGGTGGAGAGTCTCTGTGAAGGTAAAAAAGATCATCAATGTGGAGAAACCCTGAACCAGATTACAAATCTTACTGTGCATAAGGGTTATTGCACTGCAGTTCAGCCCTATAAATGCACTAAGTGTGGAAAAACCTTCAGGGATTGTTCTTTCCAGAGGAATCAGCAAAGATCTCACCCTGGACACAAACCTTATCCATGTGAAGGATGTGGGCAAGCCTGCAGCTCTGTCTCCTGCCTAAATCCTCCTGGGGAAACAGACATTGTAGAGAAACGTGATAAACATCAGGATGCTGGGAGAGCATCTAAGAGGTACATGAAGAGTGACAGTAGTAAACAGTCTTTAGAGCGTAAGAAATCTGGAAAAGCTCTCACTTGCCTGCCATCTGTTCAGTGACGTAAGAGAGGTCATTATGGACAGA TCCACGTGTGTGAAGTATGTGGGAAATCCTTCAGTTATTCCCAGATTGCATGGCATGTgagaactcacactggagagaaaccctatgaatgtaaagaatgtgggaaagctttcacTTGCAGCACACAGTTTCAAGAACATGTGAGAAtgcacactggagagaaaccctatgaacaTAAgcagtgtgggaaagccttcccATATTGCAAATCCCTGCAAGGACACATGGGAATGcacactagagagaagccttCTCACGTgtgtaatgaatgtggaaaagccttccaTTGTCCCAGGTACATTAGAAGGCACATAAAAAGACACAGTGGAataaaaccctatgaatgtaCAGAATGTGGGAAAGCGTTCATTAGTCCCTCATCCCTTCGAGAACATATGAGGACACACAGTGGAGTGAAGCCCTATCAGTGTCAGCATTGTGGAAAAGTCTTCAGGCTTCAGAGATCTCTGCAAGGACACGTGATTACCCGCAGTGATGAGAAACCCCATCAGTGTTAg